The proteins below come from a single Miscanthus floridulus cultivar M001 chromosome 1, ASM1932011v1, whole genome shotgun sequence genomic window:
- the LOC136485495 gene encoding alpha-galactosidase-like has translation MAGGGGGGGSSPARLALLVVAAVAAVVACVAGAVAGGKVVQVEEAHRRSMLANGLGSAPPMGWNSWNHFQCDGNGEVVIRETADALVSTGLAALGYRYVIIDDCWAEPQRDAKGNLVANTKTFPHGIKALADYVHSKGLKLGIYSDAGFQTCAKAQPGSLGHEEQDAKTFAAWGVDYLKYDNCNNGDLKPLERYPEMSRALMKVGWPIYFSLSEWGDMHPAKWGAAYGNSWRTTNDIADTWDSMIATADQNEVWSEYARPGGWNDPDMLEVGNGGMTNSEYIVHFSLWAISKAPLLIGCDVRHMSQETYDILANKEVIAVNQDPLGVQGKKVRMEGSSEIWAAPLSEYRTAVVLLNRHAKDEVTITAHWDDIGLPAGTPVEGRDLWLHETLDATFTDKMSFDVAPHSCRMFVLKPRIHIR, from the exons AtggcgggtggtggtggtggtggtggttcgtCGCCGGCAAGGCTAGCACTGCTGGtggtggcagcggtggcggcggtcGTGGCTTGCGTCGCCGGCGCCGTGGCGGGGGGCAAGGTGGTGCAAGTGGAGGAGGCGCACCGGCGGAGCATGCTGGCCAATGGCCTCGGCtcggcccctcccatggg GTGGAACAGCTGGAACCACTTCCAGTGCGACGGCAACGGCGAGGTGGTCATCAGGGAGACCG CGGACGCACTCGTGTCCACCGGCCTCGCTGCTCTCGGCTACAGATACGTCATCATCG ATGATTGTTGGGCAGAGCCACAACGTGATGCTAAG GGCAATCTGGTGGCCAACACCAAGACGTTCCCGCACGGGATCAAGGCGCTGGCGGATTACGTCCACAGCAAGGGGCTCAAGCTCGGGATCTACTCCGACGCCGG GTTCCAGACCTGCGCCAAGGCCCAGCCCGGGTCCCTCGGGCACGAGGAGCAGGACGCCAAGACCTTCGCGGCATGG GGAGTGGATTACCTCAAGTACGACAACTGCAACAACGGCGACCTCAAGCCGCTGGAGAG GTACCCGGAGATGAGCAGAGCGCTGATGAAGGTGGGGTGGCCGATCTACTTCTCGCTCAGCGAATG GGGCGACATGCACCCGGCGAAGTGGGGGGCGGCCTACGGCAACAGCTGGAGGACCACCAACGACATCGCCGACACTTGGGACAG CATGATCGCCACGGCGGACCAGAACGAGGTGTGGTCGGAGTACGCTCGCCCCGGCGGCTGGAACG ATCCGGACATGCTGGAGGTGGGCAACGGGGGCATGACGAACAGCGAGTACATCGTGCACTTCAGCCTCTGGGCGATCTCCAAG GCGCCACTCCTCATCGGCTGCGACGTGAGGCACATGTCGCAGGAGACGTACGACATCCTGGCCAACAAGGAGGTGATCGCCGTCAACCAAG ATCCGCTGGGCGTGCAGGGGAAGAAGGTTCGGATGGAGGGCAGCAGCGAGATCTGGGCGGCGCCGCTCTCCGAGTACCGGACGGCGGTGGTGCTCCTGAACCGGCACGCCAAGGACGAGGTCACCATCACCGCGCACTGGGACGACATCGGCCTCCCCGCCGGCACGCCCGTCGAGGGCAGGGACCTGTGGCTG CACGAGACGCTGGACGCCACGTTCACGGACAAGATGAGCTTCGACGTCGCGCCGCACTCGTGCAGGATGTTCGTGCTCAAGCCCAGGATCCACATCCGGTGA